The DNA window GACTTCCAGGCAGCTGCTCCGTGCCCGCCAGCAGGTGTAGCCGCCCAGCTTGTGCTGTTCGGGCGGGGCCAGATAGCCGTCGCACCCATTGGCCAGTTCGATATTGAACGTGGCCGGCAGGGGGCTGTCCCGTTTAATGGCGAGGCCCGTGCTGGAGTAGACTTCGTTGGGGATGGCCGTGATGCCGAGCGAGCCCAGTCGCAGGGCCTGCAGTTTCAGCTCGCGGGTTTGCGGGCCTTCGCTCAACAGGACGGTTTCCCGGGCGTAGATTTCGTCGAGTTCGATCGGCTTCCGCCCTTTGTACGGCAGGAGATATTCTTTCGCCTCGGCGACTTCTTCTTTGCTCGGCGAGCGGATGTCCAGCGTCAGCAGCGATTCCTGCATGACGACCGGAACCCAGTCGAAGTACTCGATCCGCTCATACGCCCTCAAGGCGGCGGCCGATACATCGCGGGCGACCGTAAAGCGATCGTACTCGCGACGGGACGCTTCGGCGAAGTTGTTGCAGTTGGTGTCGCCGCTGGTGCCGTTGCTCATCAACCCGACAAAGGCGGGCTCCTTGTCGCCGGGCGCCAGACGTTCGGCAAGGATGTCGCAGAACGCGCCGAAGTAGTCGGCCGACAGGGACGGAGCGCCGGCGTAGTGGGTGGAGTAATTGCCCAGCAGGGCCAGCGGTTGGCCGCTGCGGGTCTGCACCGACAGCACCCAGACATCGGTGTCGGGCTTGCCGGTCGGTTTCAGAGCGTTCGGGTTTTGAAAGCCCGGGTTCATCTGGGCCCGATCGTTGTGCGTACCGCTGAAGCGATTGGTGCGGGCCGTGCCGGGCTTCATCAGGAAGCGTCGGACAAACACGTTCTTGGGATCGCTGTCCTTACCCCAGCCGATCCGGGCCGGCTGCAGTCGGGCGTGGGCCATTTGAATGCCTTTGGCGATCTGCGTCGGCAGGAACCGGCGGTAAGGTTCGTCGACGTCGCTGCCCAGGCAGCCGAAAACGCTGGGGGCCGAGTGGGCGTGGGTGGCGGAGATCAGCATCTGGGAGACGGGAATGCCGGTCGCCTTGCTGGCGGCTGCTTTCGCCTCGTCGAGCAGATCTCGCGGGATCATGCAGCTGTCGACCACCACGATCGCCGCCTGGGCGACGCCGTCATCGAGGACCAGACAGCGGGCATGCAGCCGATCGACAATGGTGCTGGATGTTCTTTCGCTCATCCCGCCGTTCACAATGACGGGCAACTGCAGGGGGGTGATATCGATCGCCATGGCTCCGGCCCGGAACTGCCGCGGCGAATCGGCCGCCTGGCTCCAGGATGCGCAGGAAACCAGCAGTAGCACTAGCGACAGAAAACGCTTCATGGATAACCCTCCCGTTGCAAATACGGCCCACAGGCCGCCCCAAACGGTTGGTTATTCTAAGCGGCCCCGATTCACGCTGCCAGCAGCAACGGCAGAAAGCGTACGCAGGGAAGGGCTGCAGCGGCGCCGCAGGAAAGAGCGAGCCCGCAGGGCGAAAGAGGAGGAGTGGCGGCGGAAGAAAGCGGGCGAAAGGCCGGCTTAGCGCTCGCACGTTTTTTCCAGGCGAACCCGGTTGCCCAGGCGATTGAAATCGACGGTGTTCATGAAGCTGCGCATCAGCATCAGGCCGCGACCGCAGGGCTTTTCCAGGTTTTCGTCAGCCGTCGGGTCGGGCACGTCTTCAGGGCGGAAGCCGGGGCCTTCATCTTCGATTTCGATGTGCAATTCACTGGCCGAAACGCGATAGTCGATGCGGACCCGTTTTTCGGCGTTGTTGTCGTTGCCATGTTTGATGGCGTTGACGACTGCCTCTTCGATGGCCAGATGCACAGCGAAGACGTCCTGCTCGCTCCATGCGTAACTATGGAGTTCTGCCAGCACTTCATCGATGACCTGTTTGGCGGCCTCCGCTTCGCTGGGAATGTCGTTCTGGCGAGTCGTCCACTGAGGATGGTCCATGCCTTTGGCCTGCAATCCAGGAATATCGAGCATTATGGCCGTGGAACGTGCGAAGTCGACAGCCAGGAAGAGTCTAGATAGTTTTCACGTGCACGCCAACCAATTAACACAATTCCTATGAAAGGCGCTTGCAGATCTTCGTCTGCCGGTTCCCGCTGGCATCAACTAAAATGAATTGAGCGCTTCGGATTCGCTGTCTTTGATGTCGAACAACTGGTTCAGGCGGGTAATCACGAACACTTCGTAAATTTCCGGCCGCAGGCTGCTGAAGCGAAGTTTACCGCCGACGCCTTTGACTTTGTTGTTGAGCACAATCAGTTTGTTCAGCGCGGCGCTAGAGAGAAATTCAACATTGGTGAAGTTCAGCAACAGGTTCTTGCGGCTGTCCTTTTCCACCAAATCAAACAGTTCCTGGCCCATTTCCTGAATGTTGACGGCATCGAGAATCTTTTTATCTACGAAGCGCACAACCGTAACGCCGCCAACCTCGTTGATTTCCAGGTGCTGGTTGTCGGACATGCATCGGTCTCCCTTGGGGCAGTGTCGCCGGCTGGCGGAAAAAAATGGTTAGCGCCGCCGCAGGATGGATCGCGCAGTAGCGGCTGCAGAGAACGGGGCGGAAACGGGAAATGAGGATTAGAAGCTCACTCCGTCGCTTCGAGTTCCGCCGATTATAATAGAATTTCGCCGGTATGTGTCAACGACGGAATCTTCCTGCCGGCTTCGCTTAGTGGGCCTCTGTCGCGGTTCGAATCACGGCGTGGTGCAACAGCAGAAAATTCAGGCCCTGATACTCCGTGACCTCGCCAATCACCTTCCAGTCACGCTGGGTTCGCGAGTCGCTCATCACCGTGGCGACCCGCTCCAGGTTCAAGTTTTCCAGCAGGCGAAACCCCTTCTCCTCCCCCTGGGGGATAAACTCAAAGCGATCGCCTGCCGTGTGGAAGCGTCCCTCCATTTCCAGTCGCGTTCCTTCCCGCACCCGTTCTGTCGCCGGACTCTTTGTCGGAGCGATCGGGTCGTCCGCCAAGGCGGAAGCGACCGGGCATCCCCCCAGAATGACAGCGACCAGCAGCGGCAGGAACGAGCGGGCGACATGGGCTGACTGCTTGAACATGGAAAGTCTCTCTCGCTTCCTGTGACCGGACAATGTCTGCAGGCAAAATCTCCCGCAGTGAACTCTACCTTACAAACGGAGACGCGCAGCAGTGCTGTTCTCATTGCCCCGATGTGGCATTCTCGCGACGTCTGCTGTGGTGAAAAGTCCCCATCCCTGTCGTTGTCAGTCCTTTCCTGAACGCGGAAAGAGGGTTGCAAGTGACTGTTGGTAAAAGGTTTGCGTTGCATTGCTTCCGATGGCAGGGGAGTTCTGGCGCGGTCGTTGCACAGGTACAGGACAGACGACGCCGGGCTTTTTGCGGTGTCGGCGACAACTGCGGAGGCGGTCGTCGTATTCTCCTTCGCATGGACGCCGTCGCTGCCAGCGAGAGACCTTATGCCGCGCCTGCCGTTTGTTTCGACCTTCTCTGTTTCCCGTCGCCGTCTTTGCCTGGTCGGTATGGCCGTGCTGTACCTGCTGCTGAACATCGCTTCCGCCAAGGCCGCCACCCAGATCATTGTGGAAACGCAAAGCGGCCGTTCGTTCGCGGGTTCGGTCGACGCCCGCACCAATCTGCAGAGCCTGTGGCTTCGCAGCCAGGGTCCGTCGACCACCGTACTGCGGCCGATCCAGTGGGGCCGCATTCTGGCCGTGGCGACTGCCGACCGACGCTACACGGCTGAAGAATTCCGCCAGGCCGCCGAACAGATCGACATGGCTGGCCAGGAAGAAGAAGCTTCGCCCGCCGCGGCGCCGACCTCGACCGTTTCTTCCAGCATGACGATCGCCGAGCGAGTGCAAATGGGCCTGGCCCAGGAACGGGCCGTGCAGAACGTAGAGTTCGACGCACGCATTGCCAACTGGGATCGCGACGCCGAGATCGACGGCCTGGAAATTCGGCTGGCCGTTTACGACGCACGCGGCAAGCGGCTGCAGATAACGGGTGTGGCCGAAGTGGAACTGCTCGGCATCCCGCCGCAGCGTCTGACCCGTCGCGCTCCGTATGCTGATGAAGGGCTGGTGCGACTGGGACGCTGGAGCCAGCCGACAACGCCCGGCGATTTTGACGAGGGCGACGCGATCTTTCGCCTGGAGAATCAGGGAGGCGCCTGGTCCGACCAGCCTTCGCTGAGCCGATTCGGCGTCGTCACCCTGCGATTCATCGTCCCCGGACAGGGCGTGCTGGAACGTCGAATCGAAGGCATCCGCATCGAGCCCTTCTCGCCGATCGCCCCCTAAGGCGTCCCGTCGTGGACCTGGCGACAAGTCCTTGGGCTCTCTCGCAGAACTAAGGGAACGGTGACCAGGTTAGTGGTGCGTCAAGTTTCCATTTCAGGTTTGGCCATTTTCGCGCGAGCCGCTGTTCCTTTTAGTTAACCGTGGCTATCGCCAAAACGGCTAATTGGAAGAACCCGAACTCTTTGCCTTGACGCAGCATTAGTGATGGGAAGCGGGACCTGTGGGCAGGTCAGCCTCGCAAAGCCGAGGTGCTACTTCTTGTCGTAGTACACGGAGACGCCGGACCGCACGACCAGATACTCGGGCGAGGCGAAGCGATCGACGGTCAGCGTTCGCTGTTCAAAGTCGGCAACCGCCGCGGCGGTAACGGCCGTATTCTGCAGCGACAATCGTTGCAATCGACGCAGGGCCAGCAGCGGCGGGAACACGGCGTCGGTCACCGCCGTGCCATCGAGCTTCAGCACCCGCAGGTTCCCCAGGGCGGCCAGCGAGGCGGCGCCTTTGTCGGTGACCTGGGTATTCGACAGGCTCAGTTCGCTCAGCTGACGATTATTGGCGGCCAGTACTTTCAGCGTGTCGTCGCCAATCTGCGTGTCGTACAAACGCAACGTCTGCAGGCCCGGCATGTAGGCCAGGAGCTTGCAGCCTTCGTCGGTAATCTTGCTTGCTCCGGCGTCGAGCGACACCACATTCGGCAGGCCGGCGACCTTGGCCAGCGTTTTGTTGCCGTGCTGCTCGCCCAGGCAAACGTAGATCGAAAAGCTCTTGCCGTGTTCGACCAGATCCAGGGCGACCCCTTCGGCCGTTAGTTGGTCGGCGATCGCCTGGGCCGGATGGACGGGCTGATCGGGGGCCTTCTCATCAGGCGCCGCCGCACGGGCTTGACCCGTAAAAGCCAGGGCCGCAATCGCCAGCAAAACACAATAGCAACGGAATTTCATAGTGCGTATGGATGGGAAAAGGGGCAGGAGAATCAGTCGAATTCCAGGAGGGCAGAAGCAGTCTGCTGCCTTCATTCAGGCAGGCTGCAGGTCGTCGTTCGTTCCGCCGTCAAAATGCCAGCCGCAATGCAGCCAGACGCCGAGGAATAAAGGACAATCGTCGTGCGGAGCGTGCTCTCCCTGCGACAGGAAAAACCCGTTCTGCACCTACTACCCTATCTTAACCTGCCAGGATTCGACTGTCTCCCCCCTCGCAGGCAGGGACAGAAGGCGGGCTCGCTCAGGCCGAATCGGTCGACGCTCCCACATAACGGAAGCGGGGCGTCTCCTGGCCGTCGATGACGACCGTTTCGCAAAACATGGCCAGCGGGCGAACCCACAAGCTGCGGTCCCCATAGCCCTGCCGATACACGACCAGTTGCTCTTCCGTTTCGCTATGCCGGGCGACGCCCAGCACTTCGTAGTCGGCCCCTTTGTAATGACGGTACGATCCGATTGGCAATTCCGACATCGACGACTCCAGCAGAAAATCAGCAGCGGGCGGCAAGCCTTGACGCCGGGTCTGGGGCGCAGGCACAGCCGGTCAGTTTAACCGGGATACCTCCACCGGGGACGGGGCGGCTGGCGAGCGGACGGACGGTTGCTGTGGTGCATGGGCCAATCGCCGCACGATTGTCGCCGGGCCAATTGTCCCGCAAAGGACGGTGGTCAATCGTTTCCTCCAGGACGCGTTCCCTGTCGCTACCTTGCCGCGCACTCGACTGGCAGTGCTCGCCCCCCTAGAATTCTACCAGTTCTGGCGTTGGCGTTACCTGACAGGCGCCCTTCGCCCAACAGGGAGTCGAGGAAAATTATGAGCCTGAAGCAGATACTGCACCGCCAACTGATCGCTGCCCGGGAAACCAGCGAGAAACTGCTGGAAGATTTCCATACGCCCGAACAGTGGACGAAACAGGTGTGTGACGGCTCGAACCATGCGCTATGGTTTGCGGGCCACATGGGCGTTTCCGACAATTTCTGGATCTCGCTGATCGCCCCCGAACGCAGCCAGGAGAACGCCGAATTCCAGCGACTGTTCGGACTGGGATCGCAGCCCAGCGCCAATCCCCAGGATTACCCGTCGCCGGAGGAAGTCCTCCAGGTGATGCGCGAACGACGCCAGGTGCTGCTGGAGATTCTGGCCGATCTGACCGAGGAGGACCTGGCCCGCCCCACGCCGGCCGGCACCCCCGAGTTTCTGCCCGACCTGGGCGGCGTGCTGGAAACGGCCATCTGGCACGAGGGGTTACACAGCGGTCAGCTCACCGTGCATCGCCGCGCTTTGGGCCACCAGCCACTCCAGTAAAGTCGCCATCGATCAACGCCGCGACAGTTTGCCGCAGACAAAGTGCGTGTCCTGTCTGCGCAGGGCCGTATAATGGAGGGTAGGCAAGCAACCTAAGCCCACTCCTCTTTTGCGGTGGAAGGAGCGAATCATGAAATTTCGCAAGATCCTGTTCCCGACCGACTTTTCCCACACAGGCGACGCCGCCATGGCTGTGGCGACCGCGCTTGCCCGCGATAGCGAAGCGGAATTGCTGATCGTCCATGTCGAAGAGGCCCCGCCGACCTACGAAGGGGCTTTGTACTACGGCATGGTGATGCCCGACACGGCCGCCCAGCAGCAAATGCTCGACTCTGTCCGGCCGACCGATACGCGCGTGGCCTGCCGGCGATTCCTGCTGGAAGGGCCGCCGGCCCAGGCGCTGGTGCAGTTTGCCGCAGAGGAAGGCGTCGACCTGATCGTGATGGGCACGCACGGCCGCACCGGTCTCAGTCGGTTACTGATGGGGAGCGTCGCCGAAGAAGTCATACGGCACAGCAAAGTTCCCGTGCTCAGCCTTCGCCACGACGCCCAAATGCTGGTTGAAGACGAATCGCCTGCAGATTAATCCAAAGAAGAATGGAACGCTGAGGGGCCGGAGGAAAACGAGGAGAGAGTTCTTTCGTGTCCACGAATGGCTGTCGCCCCACCTTCGCCTCGCTGGCTTTCCTTCTGGGTGCGACGTCGTTTGTGGTGACGATCCGATCGACTCCCGCTCCTGTTTCTTCTCCTGGGTTGCTCCCGTTTCTCTGCGGTGAACCTTTCTTCTGAGTCGCTTTACTTGCCAGTAACCCAGGCGGCCTG is part of the Lignipirellula cremea genome and encodes:
- a CDS encoding DUF1653 domain-containing protein, with translation MSELPIGSYRHYKGADYEVLGVARHSETEEQLVVYRQGYGDRSLWVRPLAMFCETVVIDGQETPRFRYVGASTDSA
- a CDS encoding ATP-binding protein; translation: MDHPQWTTRQNDIPSEAEAAKQVIDEVLAELHSYAWSEQDVFAVHLAIEEAVVNAIKHGNDNNAEKRVRIDYRVSASELHIEIEDEGPGFRPEDVPDPTADENLEKPCGRGLMLMRSFMNTVDFNRLGNRVRLEKTCER
- a CDS encoding STAS domain-containing protein: MSDNQHLEINEVGGVTVVRFVDKKILDAVNIQEMGQELFDLVEKDSRKNLLLNFTNVEFLSSAALNKLIVLNNKVKGVGGKLRFSSLRPEIYEVFVITRLNQLFDIKDSESEALNSF
- a CDS encoding leucine-rich repeat domain-containing protein — protein: MKFRCYCVLLAIAALAFTGQARAAAPDEKAPDQPVHPAQAIADQLTAEGVALDLVEHGKSFSIYVCLGEQHGNKTLAKVAGLPNVVSLDAGASKITDEGCKLLAYMPGLQTLRLYDTQIGDDTLKVLAANNRQLSELSLSNTQVTDKGAASLAALGNLRVLKLDGTAVTDAVFPPLLALRRLQRLSLQNTAVTAAAVADFEQRTLTVDRFASPEYLVVRSGVSVYYDKK
- a CDS encoding universal stress protein; protein product: MKFRKILFPTDFSHTGDAAMAVATALARDSEAELLIVHVEEAPPTYEGALYYGMVMPDTAAQQQMLDSVRPTDTRVACRRFLLEGPPAQALVQFAAEEGVDLIVMGTHGRTGLSRLLMGSVAEEVIRHSKVPVLSLRHDAQMLVEDESPAD
- a CDS encoding DinB family protein — its product is MSLKQILHRQLIAARETSEKLLEDFHTPEQWTKQVCDGSNHALWFAGHMGVSDNFWISLIAPERSQENAEFQRLFGLGSQPSANPQDYPSPEEVLQVMRERRQVLLEILADLTEEDLARPTPAGTPEFLPDLGGVLETAIWHEGLHSGQLTVHRRALGHQPLQ